Proteins encoded in a region of the Clostridium beijerinckii genome:
- a CDS encoding peptide ABC transporter substrate-binding protein — MKTSKVKQLCAVALAATLGMSILVGCGSNKGGDKAAASKQEITYNLGADPRTLDPALCTDTTGTTVLANAFSGLAELDENEKAIPGQAEKWDVSDDKLTYTFHLKKDLKWSNGDPVKASDYEYEWKRLLNPETASEYAYALYYLKGGEAYNKGKGNADAVGVKATDDNTLVVTLEAPCPYFLELTAQSYYFPVDQKVVESNKDWANDAKTLVSNGPFKITNYTIKDSVVLEKNENYYDKDKVKLDKLNLKFVAEETSAWASYKSGQFDVVDTVPKSDVQGALKDGSAKSFPNLATYFLSVNVSDKAKAVDPNAAKVLSDSKVRKALNLAIDRQSIVDNVTKAGQIPAHGIVGKGIIGPDGKDYTEKTTYFDPKGNVEEAKKLLAEAGYPDGQGLPTLQLLYNPESGHGDTMQAIQDMWKKIGVNAELQSQEWKVFLTTRVQKQFEIARDGWNADYVDPMTFLDMFQSTSDQNNCGYNNPSYDALIDAAKKELDPQKRFDIMHQAEDMLMNDMPVIPLYYYTRTIGIKDYVKGARVSVMNTIYFKNAYVEGKK; from the coding sequence ATGAAAACAAGCAAAGTAAAACAACTTTGTGCAGTAGCTTTGGCAGCAACACTTGGAATGTCAATCTTAGTTGGTTGTGGTTCAAATAAAGGTGGAGATAAAGCAGCTGCAAGTAAACAAGAAATAACTTATAATTTAGGAGCAGATCCAAGAACTTTAGATCCAGCATTGTGTACAGATACTACTGGAACTACTGTATTAGCAAATGCTTTTTCAGGTTTAGCTGAATTAGATGAGAATGAAAAGGCGATTCCAGGTCAAGCTGAGAAATGGGATGTATCTGATGATAAACTAACATATACTTTCCACTTAAAGAAGGATCTTAAATGGTCAAATGGAGATCCAGTTAAAGCAAGTGATTATGAATATGAGTGGAAGAGATTATTAAATCCTGAAACTGCTTCAGAATACGCTTATGCATTATACTATCTTAAAGGCGGAGAAGCTTATAACAAAGGAAAAGGAAATGCGGATGCTGTTGGGGTAAAGGCAACTGATGATAATACACTAGTTGTTACTTTAGAAGCTCCATGTCCATATTTCTTAGAGTTAACAGCACAATCATACTACTTCCCAGTAGATCAAAAGGTTGTTGAAAGTAATAAAGATTGGGCAAATGATGCAAAGACATTAGTTTCTAATGGTCCATTTAAAATCACAAATTATACAATAAAAGACTCAGTAGTTTTAGAAAAGAACGAAAATTACTATGATAAAGATAAAGTTAAACTTGATAAGTTAAACTTAAAATTTGTTGCAGAAGAAACATCAGCATGGGCAAGTTATAAATCAGGTCAATTTGATGTAGTTGATACAGTTCCAAAATCTGATGTACAAGGTGCTTTAAAAGATGGAAGTGCTAAGTCATTCCCTAATTTAGCAACTTATTTCTTATCAGTAAATGTTTCAGATAAGGCAAAAGCTGTAGATCCAAATGCTGCTAAGGTTTTAAGTGATTCAAAGGTAAGAAAGGCTTTAAATCTTGCAATTGATAGACAATCAATTGTTGATAATGTTACTAAGGCTGGCCAAATTCCTGCTCATGGTATTGTAGGAAAAGGAATTATAGGTCCAGATGGAAAAGACTATACAGAAAAAACTACTTATTTTGATCCAAAGGGAAATGTAGAAGAAGCTAAAAAATTATTAGCTGAAGCTGGATATCCAGATGGTCAAGGATTACCAACACTTCAACTACTTTATAACCCAGAGTCTGGTCACGGTGATACAATGCAAGCGATTCAAGATATGTGGAAAAAGATAGGAGTAAATGCTGAACTTCAAAGCCAAGAATGGAAAGTATTCTTAACAACAAGAGTTCAAAAACAATTTGAGATTGCAAGAGATGGTTGGAATGCTGATTATGTGGATCCTATGACTTTCTTAGATATGTTCCAATCAACATCAGATCAAAATAATTGCGGATATAACAATCCATCATATGATGCTTTAATTGATGCTGCAAAGAAAGAATTAGATCCACAAAAGAGATTTGATATAATGCATCAAGCAGAAGATATGTTAATGAATGATATGCCAGTTATTCCTTTATACTATTACACTAGAACAATAGGTATAAAAGATTATGTTAAAGGCGCTAGAGTATCTGTAATGAACACTATCTACTTTAAAAATGCTTATGTAGAAGGTAAAAAATAA
- a CDS encoding ABC transporter ATP-binding protein: protein MEANKDIILEVKDLCKYFPAKKGLFKGNSYVKAVDRVSFTIKKGETLGLVGESGCGKTTTGRTILKLYEPTSGQIIFNGKDITKNSVKEMVPLRKEMQMIFQDPYASLNPRMTVGDIIGEAIDIHKLLTGEARTERIRSLLSKVGLASDHINRYPHEFSGGQRQRIGIARALAVEPSLIVCDEPISALDVSIQAQVINMLEELQEELGLTYLFIAHDLSMVKHISTHIGVMYLGRMVEKGESNKVYSEGLHPYTQALLSAVPIPDPDVAKNSKRIVLEGDIPSPIDPPPGCRFKGRCKYAKPICSEVDPELKEVKPGHFVACHLYDN from the coding sequence GTGGAAGCTAATAAAGATATAATTTTAGAAGTTAAAGACTTATGTAAGTACTTCCCTGCAAAAAAGGGCTTATTTAAGGGTAATAGTTATGTTAAAGCTGTAGATAGAGTTTCATTTACAATTAAAAAGGGAGAGACTTTAGGACTTGTAGGTGAATCTGGTTGTGGTAAAACAACTACAGGAAGAACAATATTGAAGCTTTATGAACCAACATCAGGACAAATAATATTTAATGGAAAAGATATAACAAAGAATTCAGTAAAAGAAATGGTTCCATTAAGAAAAGAAATGCAGATGATATTTCAAGATCCATATGCATCTTTAAATCCAAGAATGACTGTTGGGGACATAATTGGAGAAGCTATAGATATTCATAAGTTGCTAACAGGTGAAGCAAGAACAGAAAGAATAAGAAGTTTATTATCAAAAGTTGGGCTTGCTAGTGATCATATAAATAGATATCCACATGAATTTTCAGGTGGGCAAAGACAAAGAATTGGTATTGCAAGGGCATTAGCTGTTGAACCATCACTAATAGTTTGTGATGAACCTATATCAGCGCTGGATGTTTCTATTCAAGCTCAAGTTATAAATATGCTTGAAGAACTCCAAGAAGAACTTGGGTTAACTTATCTATTTATAGCTCACGATCTTTCAATGGTTAAACATATATCAACCCATATTGGAGTTATGTATCTTGGAAGAATGGTTGAAAAGGGAGAAAGCAATAAAGTTTATTCAGAAGGATTACATCCATATACACAAGCATTGCTTTCGGCAGTACCAATACCAGATCCAGATGTAGCTAAGAATAGCAAAAGAATAGTGCTTGAAGGAGATATTCCATCGCCAATAGATCCACCGCCAGGATGTAGATTTAAGGGTAGATGTAAATATGCAAAGCCAATTTGTTCAGAAGTTGATCCAGAGTTAAAGGAAGTAAAACCAGGTCATTTCGTGGCATGCCACTTGTATGATAACTAA